The proteins below are encoded in one region of Ephemeroptericola cinctiostellae:
- a CDS encoding LOG family protein, whose amino-acid sequence MNKHAKEQIQTLSESAPADLEKSTMTKARESWHILGIMSEFVNAAEQLAHIRPAVSIFGSARTQPDNPMYQNTEKLANMLSNAGFSVISGGGPGIMEAANKGAFAGKSASVGLNILLPHEQSGNPYQNVSMNFRHFFSRKVAFVKYATAYVVMPGGFGTMDELFESLTLIQTGKSRKMPIFLYGTTFWTGLWDWVREQLLSNHLISEKDLDLVHITDDPDYIVNAIFDFYEKRGFAQTDEERAQMMQL is encoded by the coding sequence ATGAACAAACACGCCAAAGAACAGATTCAAACTTTAAGCGAATCGGCACCCGCTGATCTCGAAAAATCAACCATGACCAAAGCACGTGAATCGTGGCATATACTTGGCATTATGTCAGAATTTGTCAATGCCGCCGAGCAATTGGCACACATTCGCCCCGCCGTCAGCATCTTTGGCAGCGCGCGCACCCAACCAGACAACCCGATGTACCAAAACACAGAAAAACTTGCCAATATGCTGTCCAATGCCGGTTTCTCTGTCATCTCTGGCGGCGGCCCAGGGATTATGGAAGCAGCCAACAAAGGGGCATTTGCGGGCAAATCAGCCAGCGTCGGCTTAAACATTTTGTTGCCACATGAACAATCGGGCAATCCCTATCAAAATGTCTCGATGAATTTCCGCCATTTTTTCTCACGCAAAGTCGCTTTCGTCAAATATGCCACCGCTTACGTTGTCATGCCAGGCGGTTTTGGCACAATGGATGAACTGTTTGAATCATTGACACTGATCCAAACAGGAAAAAGCCGAAAAATGCCGATTTTTTTATACGGCACCACTTTTTGGACAGGCTTATGGGATTGGGTCAGAGAGCAATTGTTGAGCAACCATTTGATTTCTGAAAAAGATTTAGATTTGGTACACATCACCGATGACCCCGATTACATCGTGAATGCCATTTTTGATTTTTATGAAAAACGTGGTTTTGCGCAAACAGATGAAGAGCGAGCGCAGATGATGCAACTGTAA
- the polA gene encoding DNA polymerase I has product MSKTDRTLLVVDGSSFLYRAYHGLPDLRSPTGAPTGALYGILNMLKRLRQMVPTAHAVCVFDAKGKTFRDDWYPEYKANRPSMPDDLALQIPVIEEAVRALGWPVVSISGVEADDVIGTLSVQATREGWATVMATGDKDLTQLVNDHVLWFNTMSDDVLDAVGVTEKFGVPPNRIVDYLTLVGDTVDNVPGVEKVGPKTAVKWLAEYDSLDNIVAHADQVGGKVGENLRKALDWLPMARQLVTVKCDLELDGDLGHIGAVHMGKEDKVALHRIYEQAGFKGWLKALVAEMAVSAPELEMGETASLFDQSAVAPSVAETTIAAGTAAMAFAADDGEPAEIVPFEVKYTIVNTHSALSKMYTALCAAPLVAFDSETTSLSPFAARVVGLSFAIDAESGWYIPLAHEGMQSIDQLPLDIVLRTMKSWFEDDGAKKIGQNLKYDTHVLANHGIALRGIAHDTLLQSYVLDSHAKHALDAIAARYLHVSSLSYEDLCGKGAAQIPFAQVEIERAAKYAAEDAALCLGVHAVMHPKICADAGLKAVYEMIELPTSDVLFTIERAGVLIDADELRHQSNGLGQQLLNLETQAHELAGQPFNLNSPKQIGEIFFEKLGMPVVKKTAKGAPSTDEDVLQKLAEDYPLPKAMLEYRSLSKLKSTYTDKLPLMIEPSTGRVHTHYAQTVAVTGRLSSTDPNLQNIPVRTEQGRKIRTAFIAPAGSVIMSADYSQIELRILAHLSQDPGLLSAFSNNEDVHQRTAAQIFGVELKDVSFDQRRMAKMINFGLIYGMSAFGLANNLDISRTAAQSYMDSYFMQYPAVLQFMETTKQSARENGYVSTHFGRRLYLSDINNRNQGKRQGAERAAINAPMQGTSADLIKLAMIAVRSALTEWGLKSKLIMQVHDELVFEVPNDEVERMTALIPECMAGVADLAVPLVAEVGVGENWELAH; this is encoded by the coding sequence ATGAGCAAAACCGACCGCACTTTGTTGGTGGTTGATGGCTCCAGTTTTTTATACCGTGCTTATCATGGTTTACCTGATCTGCGCAGCCCGACGGGCGCGCCGACGGGGGCATTGTATGGCATTTTGAATATGCTTAAGCGACTCCGCCAGATGGTGCCGACGGCACATGCGGTTTGTGTGTTTGATGCGAAAGGCAAAACGTTTCGAGACGATTGGTATCCCGAGTACAAAGCGAATCGCCCTTCGATGCCTGATGATTTGGCCTTACAAATTCCTGTCATCGAAGAGGCTGTGCGTGCGCTGGGCTGGCCTGTGGTGTCGATCTCGGGGGTGGAAGCGGATGACGTGATTGGTACATTGTCCGTGCAAGCGACACGTGAGGGTTGGGCAACGGTGATGGCGACGGGTGATAAAGATTTGACGCAATTGGTCAATGACCACGTGCTGTGGTTCAACACCATGAGTGACGATGTGCTTGATGCGGTGGGTGTGACAGAGAAATTTGGTGTACCGCCCAACCGCATTGTCGATTATTTGACGTTGGTGGGTGACACCGTGGACAACGTGCCGGGGGTGGAAAAGGTCGGTCCAAAGACAGCTGTCAAATGGTTGGCCGAATACGACTCATTGGATAATATTGTTGCTCATGCCGATCAAGTGGGTGGCAAAGTCGGCGAAAACCTGCGCAAAGCATTGGATTGGTTGCCCATGGCACGGCAATTGGTGACGGTCAAATGTGATTTGGAATTGGATGGTGATTTGGGTCATATTGGCGCGGTTCACATGGGTAAAGAGGATAAGGTTGCTTTGCACCGTATTTATGAGCAAGCGGGTTTTAAAGGTTGGCTCAAGGCGCTGGTCGCTGAAATGGCGGTGTCCGCACCCGAGTTGGAAATGGGTGAAACAGCGTCTTTATTCGATCAATCCGCCGTTGCGCCATCTGTGGCTGAAACCACCATTGCCGCAGGCACTGCGGCCATGGCATTTGCTGCAGACGATGGTGAGCCCGCAGAAATTGTCCCTTTTGAGGTCAAGTACACCATCGTCAACACGCATTCGGCTTTGAGTAAAATGTACACCGCATTGTGTGCTGCGCCGCTGGTCGCTTTCGATTCAGAAACAACCTCACTCAGCCCTTTTGCTGCCCGCGTGGTGGGTTTGTCTTTTGCCATCGATGCCGAATCGGGCTGGTATATTCCTCTGGCACATGAGGGCATGCAAAGCATCGATCAATTGCCTTTGGACATCGTACTGAGAACGATGAAGTCGTGGTTTGAGGATGATGGCGCGAAAAAAATTGGGCAAAATCTCAAATACGACACACATGTCCTCGCCAACCATGGCATTGCTTTACGTGGCATCGCACACGACACATTGTTGCAATCGTATGTCTTGGATTCACATGCGAAGCACGCGCTGGATGCCATTGCAGCGCGTTACCTGCACGTGTCAAGTTTGTCTTACGAGGATCTGTGTGGCAAAGGCGCCGCACAAATTCCTTTCGCACAGGTGGAGATCGAACGTGCTGCGAAATATGCTGCTGAAGATGCCGCATTGTGTCTTGGTGTGCATGCGGTGATGCATCCCAAAATCTGTGCCGATGCGGGTTTGAAAGCAGTGTATGAAATGATCGAATTGCCCACTTCGGATGTGCTGTTCACGATTGAACGTGCAGGGGTGTTGATTGATGCGGACGAGTTGCGCCATCAATCAAATGGTTTGGGGCAACAATTGTTAAACCTCGAAACCCAAGCACATGAACTTGCAGGCCAACCATTTAACTTGAACAGCCCCAAACAAATCGGTGAGATTTTCTTTGAAAAACTTGGCATGCCTGTGGTCAAGAAAACGGCCAAAGGCGCGCCCAGTACCGATGAAGATGTACTGCAAAAGCTCGCTGAAGATTATCCTTTGCCCAAAGCCATGCTGGAATACCGCAGCTTGAGCAAGCTGAAGTCGACTTACACCGATAAATTGCCGCTGATGATTGAACCTTCGACAGGACGGGTGCACACACATTATGCGCAAACGGTCGCTGTGACAGGGCGTTTGTCATCCACGGATCCCAACTTGCAAAACATCCCTGTGCGCACTGAACAAGGCCGAAAAATTCGCACGGCTTTTATTGCCCCCGCAGGCAGCGTCATCATGTCAGCGGATTATTCACAAATCGAGCTGCGCATCTTGGCGCATTTGTCGCAAGACCCTGGTTTGTTGAGCGCATTTTCAAACAACGAAGACGTTCATCAACGCACCGCAGCGCAGATTTTTGGTGTTGAGCTCAAGGATGTCAGCTTCGATCAGCGGCGCATGGCAAAAATGATTAACTTTGGTTTGATTTACGGCATGAGCGCATTTGGTTTGGCCAATAACTTGGACATCAGTCGCACCGCTGCGCAAAGTTACATGGATTCTTATTTCATGCAATACCCAGCGGTGTTGCAATTTATGGAAACCACCAAACAGTCCGCACGTGAAAATGGCTATGTGAGCACCCACTTTGGTCGTCGCTTGTATTTGTCTGACATCAATAACCGCAATCAAGGCAAACGCCAAGGCGCAGAGCGCGCTGCGATCAACGCGCCCATGCAAGGCACATCGGCCGATTTGATTAAACTGGCGATGATTGCTGTGCGAAGCGCTTTAACTGAGTGGGGTTTGAAATCAAAACTGATCATGCAAGTGCACGATGAATTGGTGTTTGAAGTGCCCAATGATGAGGTTGAACGGATGACCGCCTTAATTCCAGAATGCATGGCGGGCGTGGCTGATTTGGCTGTGCCATTGGTTGCTGAAGTGGGGGTGGGTGAGAATTGGGAGTTGGCACATTGA